ACCGGATAAAATCCCTGAAAACGAGAATCACATCGGGATGGATCTCACGCAGCGCCACAGCTTCTCGTTCGAACCTTCTGCCAATCTGAGTCCATGTCTCCGAATGCAAGTGGTAGACGGAGGCAGATGGCACATAGGAGATTTTTCCACCCGACTCGCAGAGACGACGAGCCATGTCCATGTCCTCGAGTCCTGTCAGCTCCTCGTCAAATTTTAGACGCTCCCAGGCCGACCTGGAAATCGCTGAGTTGGCATTGTTGCAGTAATACCCTCCAATGGCGTCTTCCTCGCGAGCGGGGAAGTACTTGGCGAAGATTTGCTTCTCGCTGAAGATCGATTCATCGCCCCCATCTGTCGACCATAGGCATAATCGCAACGCCCCTCAAGAACAGGCGCGGTGATCCTCTGTAGCCACTGGTCGTCGACGGGGACGCAATGTCCGCTAACGATCACAAGAACATCGCCTTGGGCATGCTGGCATCCAAGGTTCAAGGATCTTCCGAACGTGAATTGGTTTTTTTCAATTTTCACTATCTTGGCACCGACGGCTTCCGCTATCCCTACCGTTCCGTCCGTCGACCCCGAATCGACCAGGACCACTTCTACTTCGAGGTCATCCAATTTCTGACGCTTCACCATCTCGAGAAGCGATCCGAGATGCTTCGATTCGTTGTATGTTCTGACGACCAAGCTAATCTTCTTCATGGGATGCCCTTCGGATCCAAAACCAATTCAAAAGCGTATCCACCCATTCGATGGACCAGTTCGATTTCCTCGTCGAAGACAGAATTCGACGCGAAGAGATCCCAATGCAAGGGAACCACCCGCTTGGCTTGAAGAATCTCGGCCAATCCGAACGCCTCGCGCAGGCTCATGTTGCCGACGATCCCCGCACGGGTGCGGAAGAAGTTCGTTTCGTTGACCGGCAGGAACGCCGTATCGACCGGAGCGATGCGTTCGACCGCCTCGAGATATCGAGCCGTGAGGGCCGTATCGCCCGCGTGGTAGATCCGATGCCCTTCGTATTGCACCAACCAGCCCACGAATGCGCTTTGCCCTTGCGCATCCAGCTCCACTTCCGGATGCGCGGAAGCGACAGTTTGCACAGTCACTCGATCGGAAAGGAATACCGCCTGCCCGAGCCTTGCCGTTTCCAGGCGGCTGGAAGGAACCCCCGCGTCGGCCATTTTCGCGACCACCCTCGCCGGTGCCAGGACCTTGGCATTTCTCGAAGATTCCAACAAAGGAACGAGAGTCGCCAGATCGCAATGATCCTGGTGCTCGTGGGTAATCAGCACCCAATCCGCGTCCCGAACC
This DNA window, taken from Fibrobacterota bacterium, encodes the following:
- a CDS encoding glycosyltransferase family 2 protein encodes the protein MKKISLVVRTYNESKHLGSLLEMVKRQKLDDLEVEVVLVDSGSTDGTVGIAEAVGAKIVKIEKNQFTFGRSLNLGCQHAQGDVLVIVSGHCVPVDDQWLQRITAPVLEGRCDYAYGRQMGAMNRSSARSKSSPSTSPLARKTPLEGITATMPTQRFPGRPGSV
- a CDS encoding MBL fold metallo-hydrolase — encoded protein: MIDVLLLGQVGCRFRFDDLVVYVDPYLTDSVAEDFGEAFRRIKPAPMLPGEVRDADWVLITHEHQDHCDLATLVPLLESSRNAKVLAPARVVAKMADAGVPSSRLETARLGQAVFLSDRVTVQTVASAHPEVELDAQGQSAFVGWLVQYEGHRIYHAGDTALTARYLEAVERIAPVDTAFLPVNETNFFRTRAGIVGNMSLREAFGLAEILQAKRVVPLHWDLFASNSVFDEEIELVHRMGGYAFELVLDPKGIP